Part of the Planococcus plakortidis genome is shown below.
TGTTCGCGCGATGGGATCGTGTTTTGCCCTGGGGGTTTCTCGACGATCAATAAAGCTTCATCTTCGTAGACGATGGCGAGCGGCCCTGCCTCTGCCGTCAAGCCTTTGCCTTGTGTTTCTTTCGGAAAAATAACGGTCACGGCATCCCCGACTTCGAGCGGATGCCTGACCGTCACTTCCGAACCGTTAACCAGCAGATGGCCTCCGCCGTATTTCACGGAAGCCAATGTCCTTTTGGAGATGCCATGGTTTTGGAGCGCTTCCCGCAATAGTCCGCGCTTTGGTGCTGTAAATTCGATTTGAAATGCTTTCATTCCGTCAATCCTCCGACAATTCGCTGTCGATGAAGGAATCGTGCACACGGCGCCAGAACGGGAAGGCACGGAAACGTGCGAAGCGCACTTTTTCTTTCGCCACGCGGTATTCGATCGACTCGACGTCTTTATGCAGCAATTGAAGATGGTCGATTGTCACCATGAAATCCGGTGCCTTTACCGGCAGCAATGTACAGCGGTGATGCGATGGCAATACCAAAGGCGAACCGACTGTCCGGAAGACCCGGTTATTGATCGACGCCATCTCGGTCAGTTGCATCGCCGGCAAGGACGGATGGATGATCGCCCCGCCGAGCGCCTTATTATAGGCTGTACTTCCTGAAGGCGTGGACATGCACAAGCCGTCTCCCCGGAACCGTTCAAAATGGCTGTCATTCAAGAAAACATCCATGACGAGCGTGACGTCCGGCGATTTGACAGTCGATTCATTCAACGCCAAATAAGTGGATGATTCCTGCTCGCTCCGGTAACGCACAGTCACTTCCAGTAATGGGTATTCAATGACTTCAAATTCTTTCTTCGCGATGGCGATCACGAGCTTTTCGATTTCGACCGGTTTCCAGTCGGCGTAAAAACCGAGATGGCCGGTGTGGATGCCGACGAATGCCACGGCATCCAATCGGTCACTGTATTTATGGAATGCATGCAATAAGGTGCCGTCGCCGCCGATCGACAGAACGATCTGCGGGTCCTCCTCGCTCCATTCCATGCCGAAATCCTCTAAATACGTGCGAGCTTCTTCCATTAATCGATTGGATAGATCATCACTTCTGGATATGATATAAAATTTCATGTATCCTTTCGGCCTCCTTCTGCGTCCCCTGGAAATCGCGTGCCTGGGGATTCTTTGTATTCACTGAAATATGCTTGCGCTTCCTGGATTTCATCCCTGATCTGCGTCATCTCTTCATCGAGCTGGAATGCCGCCTCCGCTGCACGTTGCAGACGGAGCTTGATTTCGTCAGGAAACACGCCTTTATATTTATAATTCAGGGAATGTTCGATCGAAGCCCAGAAATTCATCGCTAAGGTACGGATCTGGATTTCCGCAAGGATCAGCTGCTCACCGTCAATGGTCTGTACCGGGTACTCCACGATGACGTGATACGAACGATAGCCGCTTTGCTTTTCGTGGGAAATATAATCCTTTTCCTCGACGATGCGCAAATCGTTGCGCTGGCGCAAAAGCTCCACCACGGTTTCGATATCCCCGACAAATTGGCACATCATCCGCAAACCGGCAATGTCCTGCAAATTGCGGGCCAACTCTTCCGATGGTTCAAACAATAGCCCTTTTTCCAAAGTCTTGTCATAAATGCTCGCCAACGGTTTCACGCGCCCAGTAACGAACTCAATCGGTGAATTCGTGTTATTCGTTTCGAATTGCTTGCGCATGCCTTTGAATTTCACTTTCATCTCGTCCACCGCCTGCTTGTACGGCGCTAAAAAACGATTCCATTGCCCCATGTCCGGCCCTCCTCACTGCTTGCCCATTTTACTATCCATTAAGCCCAGCACAGGGCTGTTTCTACATAACGTTATTTTACCACAGCAATGCTCTGCGTTGCAGATTGCATCCATCTATCCGATAATGAAATTAGCGGGGAAGCCGGGGAAGCTGGGGCAACCGGTGCGAAAGCCATATTTCCGCCTGACGCCAGTTAGTTCGCACCGCTTATGAAAACCCGCTTCCAATGGAGAAAGGCGTAGATGCCACAAAGCGGAATCAATGAGGTGAACAGATGACAAAAGAACTCGAGATCGAATTCAAGAACATGCTGACCAAAGACGAATATAGCAAATTACTGGCGGAGCTAAACATCACCCCGACCAGCCAGACCAACCATTATTTCGACACGGCCGATTTCCAGCTGCGCGACCGGAAGGCGGCCCTGCGCTTGCGCACTGTCGGCAGCCGCTTCGAATGCACCCTTAAAACACCGGCCGTTTCGGGGAACTACGAAACGACGGATGCCTTGGGCCAACACCAAGCTACTGCCATGCTGGGCCTCGACGGGTTCGATGCACCGGAAGTTTCCGCTGAACTCGAACGGCTCGGGGTCTCCCCATCCGATTTGGTACTTATCGGTTCATTGACGACACACCGTGCAGAGAGCGAATACGAAGGCGGGCTCCTCGTGCTGGACCATTCGGAATACTTAGGGACTGAGGATTACGAACTGGAATACGAAGTGACGGATGAAGCCGATGGCAAGCGAAAATTCATCGCTTTCCTTAAAGAGAAACAAATTCCCATACGTCCGGCGGATAAGAAAATCGCGCGTTTCATGAAAACGGTTGGCAAGCGCTGAAGGGTGCCTGCAGATCGGGAGACATGCGATTTGTTTGAGATATTTACCAGGCGTTGATAGAATGGGTTTACAGCAAACACAAAGGGGACAAGACAGATGACTGGAAAACCGCTTATCCCGTACGATGAAATCGGCGCGGAAACTTTATCAAAATTGGTGGACGCTTTCTATGCACGCGTCTCAGCACATCCGAAACTTGCACCCATTTTCCCTGACGATTTGACCGAAACTGCAAGAAAACAAAAACAGTTCTTGACGCAATACTTAGGCGGCCCGAATATTTACTCAGCTGAACACGGGCACCCGCGCCTTAAAGCACGCCACCATCCATTCCCGATTACGCCAGACCGCGCGCAAGCCTGGCTTGAGTGCATGAATGAAGCGATGGATGAAATCGGGCTCAGCGGCCAATTCCGCGAGACGTTTTTCAACCGCCTCGTTTTGACCGCACACCATATGGTGAACGATTACGACAGTGAGGAGGAGTTGGAGTGAGCAACCTGGATCTGGCAGAGGATATCCGTGAACACCAAGTTTCCTGTAAACCGATGGAATTGTACGTGTTCATGGATCCGATGAACCCCGCATGCTGGGAACTTCAATCCATCATCCGCAAATTGCAAATCGAGTATGGGCATTACTTTTCCATGCGGATGATCCTAAGCACAAAATTATCCGCCCTGAATACGGCCATAAAGAGTACCGATATGACAGGCAACGAGCTTGAACATCCCGCACTTCCCTCCGTTGCCATCAAGGCGGCAGAACTCCAGGGAAAACGGGCAGGCAACCGATTCCTGTACAAACTGCAAGAGCATCTCTTCCTGCAATCACGTAATGTCACATCCTACGATGTACTGCTTGAAATAGCGGAAGAAGCGGAATTGGACCAAGCCGAATTTAAAGATGATTTCCACTCGACCCATAGCGCCAAAGCATTTCAATGCGATCTGCGCATCACAAGGGAAATGGAAATTTCCGAAGTGCCAAGCATCGTCTTTTTCAATGAATGCATCGAAGACGAAGGCGTCAAAGTTTCAGGCCTTTATTCATATGACGTCTATTTGACCATCCTACAGGAAATGCTGGGAAAAGACCGGCTCAACCGGCAATCCCCGCCTTCTCTCGATGACCTGTTTATCAAATACCCAACGATGGCTACCCACGAAGTGGCGAGCATCTATAATATCAGCGAACAAACCGCAGAACGTGAACTGAAAAAGCAAGTGCTTCAGCAGAAATTGGAGCGCATCCCAATGCAGGACGAAACTTTGTGGAAAGTAAAATAAGCTAAGCTCCCAAAAGGAGCTTAGCTTGTTTTTTCTTCAACTACTATATAGAAGCGAAAGGCGCCTTCCACGTCCGGAAGGCGCCTTTCTTATCTTACACAAAGGGGATGGGAGAAATGTTCACGCTCAAACAAAGGGGTGTATGTTTGTATGTGATTAATTTCACAACCTAATAATATCACGCCATAATAGTTAATGCAATAAATCACAAACCATTTCACAAATTCGTCATAATCTCAAGCGCTTACATTTATTCTCTCCGTAAATTAATTATCCTTAAATAATTAATTTCATCTAACAAAGTCTTCCCTTTTGGCTTTCTCCCCCCATTTTTTCATTTTGCAATAATAACGTGCGTGGTCCTGCTCGATCGTGAGCTTAGCGAATCGGCAAGCCCGTCCCACTGACTGGATGAAAATCAATAAGCCCCTGCCATTTCAAGCAGGGGCCTGTTTGCATGATGATTTACTTCTTCAGCAATAAAGCTTCGAGTTCTTCGAGTTTTTGACCAAATACTTTGCATGCCTCTTCTACCGGCCCAGATGAAGTCATATCGACGCCCGCTTTCTTCAATACCTCGATCGGGTAATCGGAACTGCCGGCCTTCAGGAATTCGTTGATATAACGCTCCACAGCTGGCTCGCCTTCTTCCAGGATCTTTTTGCTCAATGCCGTAGCGGCGCTGAACCCTGTCGCATACTGGAATACGTAGTAGTTATAGTAGAAATGCGGGATGCGCGCCCATTCAAGGCCGATTTCCTCATCCACGGCCATATCTTCACCGAAGTATTTCTTGTTCAATTCATAATATACTTCCGTCAAGCGGTCAGCCGTCAAGGCTTCGCCGTTTTGGTCCATCTGGTGGATCGTGTGCTCGAATTCAGCAAACATCGTCTGGCGGAATACCGTTCCGCGGAAGCCATCCAGCCAATGGTTAAGCAGGTAGATACGCTCCTGCTCATCTTCTGTCGTGTTGACCAGGTGTTCGTTCAGCAATGCTTCATTCGTCGTCGATGCGACTTCGGCCACGAAAAT
Proteins encoded:
- a CDS encoding GTP pyrophosphokinase, coding for MGQWNRFLAPYKQAVDEMKVKFKGMRKQFETNNTNSPIEFVTGRVKPLASIYDKTLEKGLLFEPSEELARNLQDIAGLRMMCQFVGDIETVVELLRQRNDLRIVEEKDYISHEKQSGYRSYHVIVEYPVQTIDGEQLILAEIQIRTLAMNFWASIEHSLNYKYKGVFPDEIKLRLQRAAEAAFQLDEEMTQIRDEIQEAQAYFSEYKESPGTRFPGDAEGGRKDT
- a CDS encoding NAD kinase; this encodes MKFYIISRSDDLSNRLMEEARTYLEDFGMEWSEEDPQIVLSIGGDGTLLHAFHKYSDRLDAVAFVGIHTGHLGFYADWKPVEIEKLVIAIAKKEFEVIEYPLLEVTVRYRSEQESSTYLALNESTVKSPDVTLVMDVFLNDSHFERFRGDGLCMSTPSGSTAYNKALGGAIIHPSLPAMQLTEMASINNRVFRTVGSPLVLPSHHRCTLLPVKAPDFMVTIDHLQLLHKDVESIEYRVAKEKVRFARFRAFPFWRRVHDSFIDSELSED
- a CDS encoding ClpXP adapter SpxH family protein, which produces MSNLDLAEDIREHQVSCKPMELYVFMDPMNPACWELQSIIRKLQIEYGHYFSMRMILSTKLSALNTAIKSTDMTGNELEHPALPSVAIKAAELQGKRAGNRFLYKLQEHLFLQSRNVTSYDVLLEIAEEAELDQAEFKDDFHSTHSAKAFQCDLRITREMEISEVPSIVFFNECIEDEGVKVSGLYSYDVYLTILQEMLGKDRLNRQSPPSLDDLFIKYPTMATHEVASIYNISEQTAERELKKQVLQQKLERIPMQDETLWKVK
- a CDS encoding globin, with amino-acid sequence MTGKPLIPYDEIGAETLSKLVDAFYARVSAHPKLAPIFPDDLTETARKQKQFLTQYLGGPNIYSAEHGHPRLKARHHPFPITPDRAQAWLECMNEAMDEIGLSGQFRETFFNRLVLTAHHMVNDYDSEEELE
- a CDS encoding CYTH domain-containing protein codes for the protein MTKELEIEFKNMLTKDEYSKLLAELNITPTSQTNHYFDTADFQLRDRKAALRLRTVGSRFECTLKTPAVSGNYETTDALGQHQATAMLGLDGFDAPEVSAELERLGVSPSDLVLIGSLTTHRAESEYEGGLLVLDHSEYLGTEDYELEYEVTDEADGKRKFIAFLKEKQIPIRPADKKIARFMKTVGKR